The Francisella hispaniensis FSC454 genome includes the window AAGCTCTTCTGAAGACCTTACATCACTAGCTTTACTTCCTGTAACAATCTCAATAAAATTAGATTCACAATAGCTCTCTTCAATAAGAACTACATCATAAACTTTAAATTCAGCTTTGTATGATCCAGCTGAGCCAACTCTAATGATATTATCGACATCATAATATTTAAAAAGTTCATAAGCATAGATACCCATACTTGGCATGCCCATACCAGATCCCATAACACTAACTTTCTTACCCTTGTAAGTGCCTGTATAGCCAAACATGTTTCTAACAGCATTCACTCTAACAACGTTTTCTAGATAGTTATCAGCAATATATTTAGCTCTTAGTGGATCGCCTGGCATAATTACTGTTTTTGCAAATTCGTCTTTTCTTAATGTTTCTATATGAGGAGTAGGTAACGACATATCTTTTCCTTTTATTTATTAAGTTCTTTGAGGTTATATTAGCATAATTTAAACAAAAATCTTAGCTTTATAACTTTTTATAACATTAACTATCTTAGTATAATGCAAACTAGCTAAATAAATAGCTTACATTAAGATAACAACAAAATAAAATCAATTAAGACAAAAAATTGATGTACTCAAATATACTTACTTGGATACGATAGTTCAATAAGAACTTTTTAATATTAACAATTAAATATCTTCTTTAGAGTTAGAATCATCAGCTACTTCTGATTCATCTCCATTAGGTGCTAATGGAGCTATAATCTTACCGATATCTTTTGGTTTATAACTATCACCATATTCACCTGGCTCACGTACTGGACGTCTAGCCATTAGGTCATCAACTTGTAACGCATCTATAGTTTCATATTTCATCAATGCATCAGCCATAGCATGAAGGATATCAATATTCTCTTCTAGCAATTGTTTAGCCTTAACATAACTTGTAGTTATTAGTTTACGTACTTCAGTATCTACTTCTCTGATAGTAGAGTCTGAAAGTTTAACAGATTTACCACCACTACCACCAAAAGGTCCTTCATCTTCAACATCATACAGCATAGTTCCCATAGCATCAGATAATCCCCAACGAGCAACATAATTACGTGCAATATCAGTAGCTACTTGAATATCATTAGAAGCGCCAGTAGTTACATGATCATAACCAAAAATAAGCTCTTCTGCTATTCTACCACCAAAAATACTACATAAACGTCCACGCAATACTAGTCTACTTTGGCTAACAGTATCGCCCTCAGGCATATACATTGTAACACCAAGTGCTCTACCTCTAGGTATTATACTTACTTTATAAACCGGATCATGCTCTGGCATTAAACGACCAATAATAGCATGACCTGCTTCATGGTAAGCTGTAAGCTTTTTCTCTTTTTCAGTCATTGCCATACTTCTTCTTTCGGAGCCCATTAGGATTTTATCTTTAGCCTTTTCAAAATCAGCCATTGAAACTTTATCTTTAGACTCTCTTGCAGCAAATAAAGCCGCCTCATTAACAAGGTTTGCAAGTTCTGCCCCAGAAAATCCTGGCGTGCCTCTTGCTATCCAATCAGCACGAACATCTTCACCTAAAGCAACTTTCTTCATATGAACTTTTAGTATTGCCTCACGCCCTTTTACTGTTGGTAAACCAACTGTAACCTGCCTATCA containing:
- the deoD gene encoding purine-nucleoside phosphorylase gives rise to the protein MSLPTPHIETLRKDEFAKTVIMPGDPLRAKYIADNYLENVVRVNAVRNMFGYTGTYKGKKVSVMGSGMGMPSMGIYAYELFKYYDVDNIIRVGSAGSYKAEFKVYDVVLIEESYCESNFIEIVTGSKASDVRSSEELNKELIASAKRQDIELKKAKAHCTDVFYRKNSDDYKKIVKKYNCDLVEMETAALFATAAELGKKASAVVTISDSFITGESTTAQQREQSFTNMMEVALGTIKEN
- the ftsH gene encoding ATP-dependent zinc metalloprotease FtsH, translating into MAQNNDNKNNMIKNIIFWILIIGGMLLLFNGINDTNGSSKSINYSTFISKLKDNQISLVNVDGRTITGKTNEGESFVTYAPLLDGSLVNKLEDSNAIVKAKAPEKPNIFLAFLLNWLPMLLIFGFFIYMMVKAGGGSKGGPFSVGKSKAKLLGEDEIKVTLDDVAGVDEAKEEVAEIVDFLREPKKYEKIGGKIPKGVLMVGPPGTGKTLLARAIAGEAKVPFFSISGSDFVEMFVGVGASRVRDMFEQAKKKAPCLVFIDEIDAVGRHRGSGMGGGNDEREQTLNQMLVEMDGFADNEGVIVIAATNRPDVLDRALLRPGRFDRQVTVGLPTVKGREAILKVHMKKVALGEDVRADWIARGTPGFSGAELANLVNEAALFAARESKDKVSMADFEKAKDKILMGSERRSMAMTEKEKKLTAYHEAGHAIIGRLMPEHDPVYKVSIIPRGRALGVTMYMPEGDTVSQSRLVLRGRLCSIFGGRIAEELIFGYDHVTTGASNDIQVATDIARNYVARWGLSDAMGTMLYDVEDEGPFGGSGGKSVKLSDSTIREVDTEVRKLITTSYVKAKQLLEENIDILHAMADALMKYETIDALQVDDLMARRPVREPGEYGDSYKPKDIGKIIAPLAPNGDESEVADDSNSKEDI